A genomic window from Bacteroidota bacterium includes:
- a CDS encoding IS3 family transposase translates to MVDQHHKQLSIRNQCELLSVPRSSLYYAPVEEKPENIQMMNLMDNHLIQHPTEGVLSMVYWLKEKGFPVGPKRIRRLFRLMGYEAIYRKKNLTKGALKEFVKPYLLRGIEITRANQVWCTDITYIPMAKGFMYMTAFIDVYSRKIMGWGISNTMSKKWCLDVLKDAILENGKPEIINSDQGSQYTSHAWTTYLETENIKISMDGKGRATDNIWIERFWKNIKYNYIYLNPSDTGLELFKGLQDYIAYYHQKTHQSINISPNKMFEQSMKKKAA, encoded by the coding sequence ATGGTAGATCAACATCACAAGCAGTTGTCCATTCGAAATCAATGTGAGTTGCTTTCAGTGCCAAGAAGTTCGCTTTATTATGCACCGGTGGAGGAAAAACCAGAAAATATACAGATGATGAACCTAATGGACAATCATCTTATACAACATCCAACAGAAGGGGTATTGTCCATGGTATATTGGCTCAAGGAAAAAGGTTTTCCGGTTGGTCCCAAGCGCATCAGACGGTTATTCAGGCTAATGGGATATGAAGCCATCTACCGGAAAAAAAATCTCACCAAAGGAGCTCTAAAAGAATTTGTGAAGCCCTATTTGCTCCGCGGAATTGAAATCACGCGAGCCAACCAGGTTTGGTGCACAGATATTACTTACATCCCAATGGCAAAGGGTTTTATGTATATGACAGCATTTATTGATGTTTATAGCCGGAAAATCATGGGATGGGGAATTAGTAATACGATGTCGAAAAAATGGTGCCTGGATGTGCTGAAGGATGCAATATTAGAAAATGGCAAGCCGGAAATCATCAACTCCGACCAAGGGTCCCAATACACTAGCCATGCATGGACAACTTATCTTGAAACAGAAAACATAAAAATCTCCATGGATGGGAAAGGTCGAGCAACAGACAATATCTGGATAGAACGTTTTTGGAAAAATATTAAATATAATTACATCTATTTAAATCCTTCCGATACAGGCCTTGAGCTCTTTAAAGGATTACAAGATTATATCGCATACTATCATCAAAAAACGCACCAGTCAATCAATATATCACCCAATAAAATGTTTGAACAATCTATGAAAAAAAAGGCAGCATGA
- a CDS encoding transposase yields MGLVKKTIINLLNLMTKRTRRTFSADFKAKVALEAIKNQKTMAQLSQQYQVNAVTIAKWKSEALENLSTVFKGKQDPEQTESSVEIEKLYAQIGHLKVENDFLKKSARKLGIPDSELKW; encoded by the coding sequence ATGGGTTTAGTTAAAAAAACAATCATAAATTTACTAAACCTTATGACAAAAAGAACAAGGCGCACCTTCAGTGCGGACTTCAAGGCCAAGGTTGCTTTGGAGGCCATTAAGAATCAAAAAACAATGGCTCAATTAAGCCAACAGTATCAGGTAAATGCAGTAACAATAGCAAAGTGGAAGTCAGAGGCATTAGAAAATCTTTCTACTGTATTTAAGGGAAAACAAGATCCTGAGCAAACAGAGTCCTCAGTTGAGATAGAGAAGCTGTATGCGCAGATTGGCCATTTGAAGGTCGAGAATGACTTTTTAAAAAAAAGTGCACGGAAATTGGGGATTCCGGACAGCGAATTGAAATGGTAG
- a CDS encoding DUF5005 domain-containing protein, which translates to MAGVSTKSANKFNTLFNRFGNGWTGGDATYSVALPDGRTVWMFGDSFLDTVYADYSRPSSSLIRNTFMVQAGTNYDNPLR; encoded by the coding sequence CTGGCAGGGGTTTCCACTAAATCGGCAAATAAATTCAATACCTTATTCAATCGTTTTGGCAATGGTTGGACCGGTGGGGACGCAACTTACTCAGTGGCTTTACCGGATGGCAGAACCGTTTGGATGTTTGGCGATTCATTTTTAGATACCGTTTATGCCGATTACAGCAGACCAAGTTCAAGTCTTATTCGAAATACATTTATGGTGCAGGCAGGGACCAACTATGACAACCCTTTGCGGTAA
- a CDS encoding COX15/CtaA family protein → MKSVRIWLWTGVFMVLIQVMLGGITRLTESGLSITEWDVVMGSFPPTNDAAWQKEFDQYQSSAQFEKINNDFTVEQFKSIFWWEFIHRLWARLIGFVFLFPFIFFVIKKQFNGSWIRKLLVIFLLGGLQGFVGWVMVASGLDGDPWVDPSKLTIHLMLALIVYMYLIWLALSYRKKAIITEHPTAHKNIKWVLAFILIQIALGGLMAGTDAGRLYNTYPLMNGQFMPDGTFHNVFGADKLVALTTEINFLHRTFALVVAISILLFWKQQRKFSSPTVHRLNNLLLGGLVSNFYWVYSLYSVQAFIFRCF, encoded by the coding sequence ATGAAAAGTGTAAGAATTTGGTTGTGGACAGGCGTATTTATGGTTTTGATACAGGTGATGCTGGGTGGTATTACCCGACTGACAGAGTCAGGTTTGTCTATTACTGAATGGGATGTAGTAATGGGCAGTTTTCCGCCAACAAATGATGCTGCTTGGCAAAAAGAATTTGATCAGTATCAGTCATCTGCACAATTCGAAAAAATAAATAACGATTTTACGGTTGAGCAGTTTAAAAGTATTTTTTGGTGGGAATTTATTCATCGTTTATGGGCTCGGTTAATCGGCTTTGTTTTTTTATTTCCTTTTATATTTTTCGTTATTAAAAAACAATTTAATGGCAGTTGGATTCGCAAATTGCTGGTTATTTTTTTATTGGGCGGATTGCAGGGATTTGTAGGCTGGGTAATGGTTGCGAGCGGTTTGGATGGGGACCCGTGGGTAGATCCGAGTAAACTTACCATACATTTAATGCTTGCTTTAATTGTGTATATGTATCTGATTTGGCTTGCATTATCGTATCGTAAAAAAGCTATTATTACCGAACATCCTACAGCCCATAAAAATATTAAATGGGTATTAGCATTTATTTTAATTCAAATTGCTTTGGGTGGATTAATGGCAGGAACAGATGCCGGAAGGTTATATAATACTTACCCGCTTATGAATGGACAATTTATGCCTGATGGTACCTTTCATAATGTTTTTGGGGCAGATAAATTAGTTGCACTTACAACGGAAATAAATTTTTTGCATCGCACCTTTGCCCTAGTGGTGGCTATTTCAATATTATTGTTTTGGAAACAACAACGCAAATTCAGTTCACCAACTGTTCACCGGCTAAATAATTTATTATTAGGCGGATTGGTTTCTAATTTTTACTGGGTGTATTCACTTTACTCGGTTCAAGCGTTCATATTCCGGTGTTTTTAG
- the galE gene encoding UDP-glucose 4-epimerase GalE: MSSQKTILLTGGCGYIGSHTAIDLLQKGYNVISIDNLSRSKQFVPERIKSITGKDFINYRVDLRDLPKIRTLIHNHPNIDGIIHFAAFKSVGESMLKPLIYFDNNVNSTINILRIAEEYNIPNFVFSSSCSVYGNTTELPVSEFTPLSSPESPYGWSKLVSEQMIAAHAKTSEIKFIALRYFNPVGAHDSGKIGEIPFAEPENLVPNITQTAIGKKEQFIVNGSDYNTQDGSCVRDYVHVMDIAEAHTLALQFQMEGKQHKPFEVFNLGSGNGVSVLELIHSFEKMSQSKLNYVLGPRRDGDVISIYADNKKAIETLQWNAKRNLDEMMLSAWNWEQQLQNEQL; the protein is encoded by the coding sequence TTGTCATCACAAAAAACAATACTCTTAACCGGCGGCTGCGGATACATTGGCTCACATACAGCAATTGATCTGCTTCAGAAGGGATACAACGTGATATCAATAGATAATTTATCCCGTTCAAAACAATTTGTTCCCGAGCGAATTAAAAGTATAACCGGAAAAGATTTTATCAATTACCGTGTAGACTTACGCGATTTACCTAAAATAAGAACCTTAATTCATAACCATCCGAATATAGATGGCATTATACATTTTGCCGCGTTTAAATCGGTGGGCGAATCGATGTTAAAACCATTGATTTATTTTGATAATAATGTAAATTCAACCATAAATATTTTACGTATTGCTGAGGAATATAATATACCAAATTTTGTATTTTCTTCATCCTGCAGTGTATATGGTAATACTACTGAATTACCGGTAAGTGAATTTACGCCATTATCATCACCTGAATCGCCATACGGATGGTCGAAATTAGTTTCGGAACAAATGATTGCGGCGCATGCAAAAACATCTGAGATAAAATTTATTGCTTTGCGCTACTTCAACCCGGTTGGGGCACATGACAGTGGTAAAATCGGAGAAATTCCATTTGCTGAACCTGAAAATTTGGTTCCCAATATTACACAAACTGCTATTGGCAAAAAAGAACAGTTTATTGTAAACGGAAGTGATTACAATACCCAAGATGGCAGTTGTGTACGTGATTATGTGCATGTAATGGATATTGCTGAAGCGCATACGCTAGCTTTACAATTTCAAATGGAAGGCAAACAACATAAACCATTTGAAGTTTTTAATTTAGGCAGCGGCAATGGCGTTAGCGTACTGGAATTAATTCATTCATTTGAAAAAATGAGTCAGTCAAAACTCAACTACGTTTTAGGCCCACGTCGCGATGGTGATGTAATTTCCATATACGCAGATAATAAAAAGGCGATTGAAACACTACAGTGGAATGCCAAGCGCAACCTTGATGAAATGATGTTATCTGCATGGAATTGGGAGCAACAGTTGCAAAATGAGCAATTGTGA
- a CDS encoding DUF1211 domain-containing protein, protein MTKNRLVAFSDGVIAIIITIMVLELKIPHDASWHALSELIPIALSYVMSFINIGIYWGNHHHLLHTAKRVNSGIIWSNLNLLFWLSLMPFATAWMGENDFAPNTVAVYSAVLLLCGASYYILQKCIMADYKESSPLIDALQKQTLKANISTLSYAIAIPLSYVHTAISGALIVMVALLWLIPDKNIERAIKD, encoded by the coding sequence ATGACAAAAAACAGATTGGTAGCATTCAGCGATGGTGTTATTGCAATTATTATCACCATTATGGTATTGGAATTAAAAATTCCGCATGACGCAAGCTGGCATGCATTAAGTGAATTAATACCTATAGCACTAAGTTATGTAATGAGTTTTATTAATATTGGCATTTACTGGGGTAATCATCACCATTTATTACATACTGCTAAACGTGTAAACAGTGGAATCATCTGGTCGAATTTAAATTTATTATTCTGGTTATCATTAATGCCATTTGCAACTGCGTGGATGGGCGAAAATGATTTTGCACCTAATACCGTTGCTGTTTATAGTGCGGTATTATTGCTTTGCGGGGCGAGTTATTATATTTTGCAAAAATGTATTATGGCTGATTACAAAGAGTCTTCACCATTAATTGATGCTTTGCAAAAACAAACATTAAAAGCGAATATTTCTACACTTAGTTATGCTATAGCAATTCCATTATCATATGTGCACACAGCAATAAGCGGTGCTTTAATTGTAATGGTAGCTTTGCTTTGGCTGATACCGGATAAAAATATTGAACGCGCTATTAAAGATTAA
- a CDS encoding ATP-grasp domain-containing protein, with amino-acid sequence MQSYKQVIDQIVIERNTGVNFPIVFNICDGDEVNGTPGVSVVNLLDAKGLIYTGADAYFYNITTSKITMKEAFDLAGVPTAKWEAILTPDQDISGIFERLGAPLIVKPAVSGGSMGVCIKNVVNNEAELKEQIHKMFNGYRGWQLSSGGIVVEEFINGPEFTAMLVGSSDQQKI; translated from the coding sequence ATGCAATCGTATAAGCAGGTAATCGACCAAATTGTAATTGAACGCAATACCGGCGTAAACTTTCCTATTGTATTTAATATATGCGATGGCGATGAAGTTAACGGAACACCAGGTGTATCAGTTGTTAACTTACTGGATGCAAAAGGACTGATTTATACCGGCGCAGATGCGTATTTCTATAATATCACCACTTCCAAAATCACCATGAAGGAAGCTTTCGATTTAGCCGGCGTCCCAACCGCAAAATGGGAAGCCATCTTAACTCCTGACCAGGATATTTCAGGAATTTTCGAACGTTTAGGTGCACCACTTATTGTTAAACCTGCCGTTTCAGGTGGCAGCATGGGTGTTTGTATTAAAAATGTGGTCAACAATGAAGCTGAGTTAAAAGAACAAATTCATAAAATGTTTAATGGATATCGCGGCTGGCAATTATCAAGCGGCGGAATTGTGGTGGAAGAGTTCATTAATGGTCCGGAATTTACAGCAATGCTGGTAGGTTCATCTGACCAACAAAAAATATGA